One segment of bacterium DNA contains the following:
- a CDS encoding helix-turn-helix domain-containing protein: MAINEFDPSLELLSVEQVAEFLQISEKTIYSYTCESGKNGGSKRKRFPKEVYLKLGRKILFVKSKLYSWLENGAKLD; encoded by the coding sequence ATGGCTATTAACGAATTTGATCCAAGTTTAGAACTGCTTTCCGTAGAACAAGTAGCGGAATTTTTACAAATTTCAGAAAAAACTATCTACAGTTATACCTGTGAATCGGGCAAAAACGGTGGCAGTAAAAGAAAAAGGTTTCCTAAAGAAGTTTACCTGAAATTAGGCAGGAAAATACTTTTTGTCAAGAGCAAGTTGTATTCTTGGCTTGAAAATGGTGCAAAGCTGGACTAG